The following is a genomic window from Afipia sp. P52-10.
CTGGACCACTGGAAACAAGATCGAACAACGTCCCGGGCGCCGTCAGACTGAGCGCGCCGCCATCATGAGACGTGACCTGCGTTGCAGCACCAGCGATGAGGTTGGTGATATCGACGCCACCCACCGCAAGTTGGTTTGTACCAATGGAGTTCGCTTGAATCTTGTCGGCCGTAATTGAGCCCGCCAGGATGTTTCGCGCGGTGATCGTGCCGTCGGCAAGCATGTCGCCGCGCAAGGCCAGTTTTTGCACACCGTTCACGGTACCGAGCGTGATCACCGGCACCGGCGCGCCGCCCGCAACCCCAGGCTTGGCAACCTGGAAGAAGTCGGCCAGCACCGTGAACGACGACGCGCCCGGACCGCCGTTGAGCTGCTTGGTTCCGGACACATAGCCGTTGGCATCCAGCAGCACGGTGTACTGCGCGCCGATGCCGGCGATCGCCGTGGCATTGGTGGTCACGCTGCTGCTCAGATTGCCAAGCTGCGCATTCACCGTCACCTGATACTGCGAGAACGAATGGTCGAGCTGCGCAATGGCTGTCGCGTTGGCCGTCACGCTGCTGGTCAGATTGCCGAGCTGTGCGCTGACCGTGATCTTATACTGTGAAAACGAATAGTCGAGCGCAGCAATGGCTTGCGCGTTTGTGGTGACGCGGCTGCTCAGGTTGCCGAGCTGCGCGTTGACCGTGACCTGGTACTGGCCGAACGAGAAGTCGAGCGCAGCAATTGCCTCGGCATTCATCGTCACGTTCGCGTTTGTGGTAGCAAAGCGAGCATCGACGCTCGTACTCAGGCTGGCGATGGCGCCTTCATTGCTGACCGCCAGCTCGCGCACATCCTCGATAGACGCCTCTGCATCATCAACCCGCAGCTCAACGCGCTCAACCATCTTGACCGTCTGGCCGCGCAGCCGGGTGTTGTCGCGGATGCTACGGGCCGACGAGTTGGCGGAAGTCTGCATGCCGTTCTCGACCAGCGACATGCGCCGGTCCATCTCGTCCTGCAACTCCTGCATCTGGTAAAGCAGGCTTTGAACGATGTCCTTCCCGCCGACCAGAATGTTCGGCGTTGTGACAGCGATCCAATCCGACCAGAGCGTGTCGCGTGGGTTGCCCGGAATGTAGCGTCCGCGCACCTGATAGGACGTATTCGGCAGCAGGTTCTGTGAGACCAGGATCGAACCTGCGGCGACGTTCTCGGAGCGCCCGCGATGGACGATCTCCATGGTTCCGAAGCCTTCGCGAACCTCGAACTGGATGGCGGCGATATCGCTGGTGACGGTGCCGTTCCACTCCAGCAGGATCGCCGGACGCCGAGCAAGACCGTTGGCATCGTATACCGTGGCACCTTCTGCGTACCAATCCAGCACGGCCTGTGCGGACGGTCGCACGAAGACGATCGGGTTGCGCGGGACTGGACGGAAGTCGGTTGCGTGGTTCCACTCATAGTCTGACGGATCGACTTCTGTCAGATCCACGATCACGTCCAGATTGGCCTTGTCGATCGCTCCGTCGACGCGAAACAGTTTGGTGACATAGCCATTGCGAGCGCTCGACCAGGCAACGACATCGCCCGGCTCCAGCAACCAGAACATCGGGGGCAAGCTATAGGTATGCCGGCGGGCGCGTTGAGCTTCGAGCAGCGCCGATTTCATCAAACGCTGCACCTGCTCCACGTAGGGTACCGCGTCGAACTTGATCTCCGACAGCAGGCGCCGGCCGCCATGCATAGCCTCGAGGTCGGTCCGCAGCAGCGGTGGCGCGACCTTCATATTCCAACCCTCGGCCGGCTCCGGATAGCTCGCCGAGATGCCGTTGACCGTCTCTGACAAGCCGAAGAACGGTGTAAAGGTCTGCTCTTCGGTGGAGATGATGTCTTCGTCAGTGAAGATCAGGACCGGAGCGCCAGGCGGACCGACGCGCATTTTGTAGGTGCCGCCGATCTCGGCGAGCCGCCCCTGAGATGAAGTCATCAGCACATCGAGGGTATCACCGATCTGGTGCGAGACGAGCAGCTCCATGCCCGCTCGGTAACTCGGTTCCAGTCCGCTCGCTCCCTCGATCGGGTCGCGGCAGGCGTTGATGGCGTTAATCCACGCTTCGCTTGGTAGCTGAGCAGCCGACACCCCTTGCAAGCCGTAAAGCCATTGTCCGCCATAGCTGATGCCACGCAGCACGTTGTAGGCCTGCACCGCCGGCAGGTTATCGCCGTCTCCGCCCCAGGTGGATGGATCGGACCAGCGCTGCGAGCCGGTTCCACCCGCAGTGTCATCACGCGATGGATCGTAGAGCCTGACGCCATCGAGCTCGAACCGGAGCTGAGGGAAGCCCGTGAACAGTTCATCATTGATTAGCGCAGTGCAAATTGCATACGCGATGCCCTTGCCGATCCGGTCTGGCCCCCATGGCCGTTCAGCACTCGCCACGGAGTTGGAGAGGAACGTGTCGGCCGTCGTTTGCGTGCCGTCGTGAAACTTGATCCAGAGATGATCCTTGCCGTCCTTCCGATATTGCTCGACCGGAATGCCGTAGTCAGCATGCGCTTCACCTGTCAGAATCGTTGTCGACACGCCGTTGGCATAGATCCGCGCCAGCGTCGTCGGCAGATCACTGACCGCGATCACCTGCGTCAAATAAGCGTTGGGCGTGTCGCCGTCCTTGCCCCACGTATTGGCATAGACAAGCGATCCAGCCGTAACGCTAAACCCCAACGGAAACGAACGTGCGAGATCGCCAGCTGCCTGAAGCTTGCCCTGGACACCACCGACGCGCGCCCCTTGGTTCTGCGCAGCCGTACCCGCCAGCAGGCGCGACACCAAAGACAGACCGACGCCTACGGCAGCATTGAGCAGGAAAGTGCCAACGGAGAAGGAGGCGCCAAAGAACGAGCCGACCGTAGCGATCAGCGCGCCAATACCCGTGAAAATTGGCATTCAGAGAACCTTGATGAACTGCGCCTCAGCGAGGCGATATCCGTCGCGGCCGTACAGACGGCCA
Proteins encoded in this region:
- a CDS encoding phage tail protein gives rise to the protein MPIFTGIGALIATVGSFFGASFSVGTFLLNAAVGVGLSLVSRLLAGTAAQNQGARVGGVQGKLQAAGDLARSFPLGFSVTAGSLVYANTWGKDGDTPNAYLTQVIAVSDLPTTLARIYANGVSTTILTGEAHADYGIPVEQYRKDGKDHLWIKFHDGTQTTADTFLSNSVASAERPWGPDRIGKGIAYAICTALINDELFTGFPQLRFELDGVRLYDPSRDDTAGGTGSQRWSDPSTWGGDGDNLPAVQAYNVLRGISYGGQWLYGLQGVSAAQLPSEAWINAINACRDPIEGASGLEPSYRAGMELLVSHQIGDTLDVLMTSSQGRLAEIGGTYKMRVGPPGAPVLIFTDEDIISTEEQTFTPFFGLSETVNGISASYPEPAEGWNMKVAPPLLRTDLEAMHGGRRLLSEIKFDAVPYVEQVQRLMKSALLEAQRARRHTYSLPPMFWLLEPGDVVAWSSARNGYVTKLFRVDGAIDKANLDVIVDLTEVDPSDYEWNHATDFRPVPRNPIVFVRPSAQAVLDWYAEGATVYDANGLARRPAILLEWNGTVTSDIAAIQFEVREGFGTMEIVHRGRSENVAAGSILVSQNLLPNTSYQVRGRYIPGNPRDTLWSDWIAVTTPNILVGGKDIVQSLLYQMQELQDEMDRRMSLVENGMQTSANSSARSIRDNTRLRGQTVKMVERVELRVDDAEASIEDVRELAVSNEGAIASLSTSVDARFATTNANVTMNAEAIAALDFSFGQYQVTVNAQLGNLSSRVTTNAQAIAALDYSFSQYKITVSAQLGNLTSSVTANATAIAQLDHSFSQYQVTVNAQLGNLSSSVTTNATAIAGIGAQYTVLLDANGYVSGTKQLNGGPGASSFTVLADFFQVAKPGVAGGAPVPVITLGTVNGVQKLALRGDMLADGTITARNILAGSITADKIQANSIGTNQLAVGGVDITNLIAGAATQVTSHDGGALSLTAPGTLFDLVSSGP